A genomic segment from Acuticoccus sediminis encodes:
- a CDS encoding tripartite tricarboxylate transporter TctB family protein codes for MPLDAPSPASPSATRPAKALLRGLALPIAVLAFAALLVLWLIPAEVPAADPGGRGLGGRFFPTLIAAVLAALALAQIGLVLSGGQSTAPATAAGDDNPASDEGADEDTPLDPRTLLAAAGLFVYAALVPVVGMLPATFLAVVAYMRALHVGAWWKAALFALAFVAVVAGFFEGVAAVPLPRGLLGAALG; via the coding sequence ATGCCACTCGACGCTCCGTCCCCCGCATCACCATCTGCCACGCGTCCCGCCAAGGCCCTGCTGCGTGGGCTGGCGCTGCCGATCGCCGTTCTGGCCTTCGCTGCGCTCCTCGTCCTGTGGCTGATCCCGGCCGAGGTGCCGGCGGCCGATCCCGGCGGTCGTGGTCTCGGAGGTCGCTTCTTCCCCACGCTGATCGCTGCCGTCCTCGCCGCCCTCGCCCTTGCTCAGATCGGTCTCGTCCTCAGCGGCGGCCAGAGCACGGCACCCGCCACGGCTGCTGGCGATGACAATCCCGCAAGCGATGAGGGCGCGGACGAGGACACTCCGCTCGACCCGCGCACCCTCCTCGCCGCCGCAGGGCTGTTCGTCTACGCCGCGCTCGTCCCGGTCGTCGGCATGCTGCCGGCGACCTTCCTCGCGGTCGTCGCCTACATGCGCGCGCTGCACGTCGGGGCGTGGTGGAAGGCGGCGCTGTTTGCGCTGGCATTCGTTGCCGTCGTCGCCGGCTTCTTCGAAGGGGTCGCCGCCGTCCCCCTGCCGCGCGGCCTCCTCGGTGCCGCGCTCGGCTGA
- a CDS encoding tripartite tricarboxylate transporter permease: MQTVIAFFVAMPDYFGAIASGLAGGATLFFTLDNIVAVFAGVAVGCLFGALPGLSITLSVALVMPFTFGMDPLTGLSLLVAVYVGAIYGGSISAILFNTPGTPAAACTTIDGHALARQGKAGKALHLANWASMVGDLTSTVLVILLFPLLAQLAIMFRSPEYFALIVFAVTVVGGVAGKSLVLGLISGALGFLFATVGMDPVEGTGRFDFGSLELLKGLAFVPLLIGLFAIPEFLRQIDRAGRAARPVRISQVDAVPDGDRLTFAEFRYCFRHMVRGGIIGLVMGVIPGLGATPAAFVSYDRARRTARKPHLFGRGSLEGIAAAEAGNNGVNGATLAPLLTLGIPGDVVTAVMLGALMIFNLQPGPMLFITHADIVYGLFCALLFCDVALRVVGVAFIHVGKHVTRVPTGYVFPAILGLCVVGAYSINNSMFDVWVMMAFGVGGLLMQKVGLPTVPFLIAFVLGPMLEKGLRRSLVISDGDPMILVQSPIALVFYALTVIAVIAIVRGRLTPPVAPPPAGEPPLPAR, translated from the coding sequence ATGCAGACCGTGATCGCGTTCTTCGTGGCGATGCCGGACTATTTCGGCGCCATCGCCTCCGGCCTCGCGGGCGGAGCGACGCTGTTCTTTACGCTAGATAATATCGTCGCCGTGTTCGCCGGGGTCGCGGTCGGCTGCCTGTTCGGCGCGCTGCCGGGTCTCAGCATCACCCTGTCGGTGGCTCTCGTCATGCCCTTCACTTTCGGCATGGATCCCCTGACCGGCCTCTCCCTCCTCGTCGCCGTCTACGTCGGCGCGATCTACGGCGGCTCGATCTCGGCGATCCTGTTCAACACACCCGGGACCCCGGCCGCCGCCTGCACCACGATCGACGGTCACGCCCTCGCCCGCCAGGGCAAGGCAGGTAAGGCGTTGCACCTTGCCAACTGGGCTTCCATGGTGGGCGACCTCACGAGCACCGTCCTCGTCATCCTCCTCTTCCCGCTGCTCGCCCAGCTGGCGATCATGTTCCGCTCACCGGAATACTTCGCGCTCATCGTCTTCGCGGTGACCGTGGTCGGCGGCGTCGCCGGCAAGTCGCTGGTGCTGGGGCTGATCTCCGGCGCGCTAGGCTTCTTGTTTGCCACCGTCGGCATGGATCCGGTCGAGGGCACCGGCCGGTTCGACTTCGGCTCGCTGGAGCTCCTGAAGGGGCTCGCATTCGTGCCGCTCCTCATCGGCCTGTTCGCGATCCCGGAGTTCCTGCGCCAGATCGACCGCGCCGGCCGCGCCGCGCGTCCGGTGCGCATCTCCCAGGTGGACGCCGTGCCGGATGGCGACCGCCTCACCTTCGCCGAGTTCCGCTACTGCTTCCGCCACATGGTCCGCGGCGGCATCATCGGCCTTGTCATGGGGGTGATTCCGGGCCTCGGCGCCACGCCCGCCGCCTTCGTCTCCTACGACCGGGCCCGGCGCACCGCGAGGAAGCCGCACCTGTTCGGCCGCGGCTCGCTGGAGGGGATCGCCGCCGCGGAGGCCGGCAACAACGGCGTCAACGGCGCCACCCTCGCGCCGCTTCTCACCCTCGGCATCCCTGGCGACGTGGTGACGGCAGTGATGCTCGGGGCGCTGATGATCTTCAACCTTCAGCCGGGACCGATGCTGTTCATCACCCACGCCGACATCGTTTACGGCCTGTTCTGCGCGCTCCTGTTCTGCGACGTGGCGCTGCGCGTCGTCGGCGTCGCCTTCATCCATGTCGGCAAGCACGTCACGCGGGTTCCGACGGGTTACGTGTTTCCGGCGATCCTCGGCCTGTGCGTGGTCGGCGCCTACAGCATCAACAATTCGATGTTCGACGTGTGGGTGATGATGGCGTTCGGCGTCGGCGGCCTGCTGATGCAGAAGGTGGGCCTGCCGACGGTGCCCTTCCTCATCGCCTTCGTGCTGGGGCCGATGCTCGAGAAGGGGCTGCGCCGGTCCCTCGTCATCTCCGACGGGGATCCAATGATCCTCGTTCAAAGCCCGATCGCGCTGGTCTTCTACGCCCTCACAGTCATTGCCGTGATCGCCATCGTGCGCGGCCGCCTCACCCCGCCGGTCGCCCCCCCGCCGGCCGGCGAGCCGCCGCTCCCCGCGCGCTGA
- a CDS encoding metallophosphoesterase family protein, which produces MNAEDGALFRFAIVSDTHIRPKESDQSSPWIVNTYANGRARRLVSLLRAQAPEFVIHLGDMVHPLPSLPSYGDAVAEAKRIFSPLEAPMYLIPGNHDVGDKPMPGMPAAPATAEDVAKYREAFGPDWQVFEHGGCRFVLLDAAVINTGLEAEAEQRAFAEATLSAPFDGRTLVFIHYPPFILAPDEPSNYDNLDEPGRSWLVDLLKRTGVSAVFSGHVHNFFYNRLEGMELYVLPALSFVRQDYSELFRGGPGPEFGRDDADKLGFVVVDVYPDRIVPRLVRTFGDQDEEGAPVPALPPLPATPTPSAPLGLHLRDDWREVVTMPYQGSMDEFLRKEARNDYHLLALMELGTRHLRIPLRDLTLPSFRDRAADFAHLGFTFTVFHFGLPGAAELAAVEANAALIETFEVVIPWAERDAFATAAPGWRLPVPVSLTRVASSADRKAAGSTFHHYVSYGFAPEAWDEVASFARGLGGAVASLAFTLGWEVALAETVPDLAAKAEALGLSLVANVRLQSENPAEAADDQAAIAARVAEAMVVAHAVPSAQLFLDTFIDHDRGYFPRGGLYDRRLNPNPAAKVYRHLDATLAGHAVALAAPAIAKGLAFTLDGRPASLATAPCTAAATGRVIDLVTGLTPERATSAGPLLVLP; this is translated from the coding sequence ATGAACGCTGAGGACGGCGCGCTGTTTCGCTTCGCCATCGTCTCCGACACCCACATCCGCCCGAAGGAGAGCGACCAGTCCTCGCCCTGGATCGTCAACACCTACGCCAACGGGCGCGCCCGGCGGCTGGTGTCGCTCCTGCGTGCGCAAGCGCCCGAGTTCGTCATCCACCTCGGCGACATGGTCCACCCGCTGCCCTCGCTGCCCTCCTACGGTGACGCCGTCGCCGAGGCGAAGCGGATCTTCTCGCCGCTCGAGGCGCCGATGTACCTGATCCCCGGTAATCACGACGTCGGCGACAAGCCGATGCCGGGGATGCCCGCCGCCCCCGCCACCGCCGAGGACGTCGCCAAATACCGCGAGGCGTTCGGGCCCGACTGGCAGGTGTTCGAGCACGGCGGCTGCCGCTTCGTGCTGCTCGACGCGGCGGTCATCAACACCGGCCTCGAAGCCGAGGCCGAGCAGCGCGCCTTCGCCGAGGCAACGCTTTCGGCCCCGTTCGACGGACGCACGCTCGTGTTCATCCACTACCCGCCCTTCATCCTCGCCCCAGACGAGCCGTCCAACTACGACAACCTCGACGAACCGGGCCGCAGCTGGCTCGTCGATCTCCTGAAGCGCACCGGAGTCAGCGCGGTGTTCTCCGGTCACGTCCACAACTTCTTCTACAATCGGCTCGAGGGGATGGAGCTTTACGTACTGCCCGCCCTTTCGTTCGTGCGGCAGGACTATTCCGAACTCTTCCGTGGCGGCCCGGGCCCCGAGTTCGGCCGCGACGACGCCGACAAGCTCGGCTTCGTGGTTGTCGACGTCTACCCCGACCGGATCGTGCCGCGCCTGGTGCGCACCTTCGGGGACCAGGACGAGGAGGGCGCGCCTGTCCCGGCCCTGCCGCCGCTGCCGGCGACGCCGACCCCCTCCGCCCCGCTCGGCCTCCACCTCAGGGACGATTGGCGGGAGGTCGTGACGATGCCCTACCAAGGCTCGATGGACGAGTTCCTTCGCAAGGAGGCGCGCAACGACTATCACCTCCTCGCCCTGATGGAGCTCGGCACGCGTCATCTCAGGATCCCGCTGCGCGACCTGACCCTGCCGTCCTTCCGCGACCGCGCGGCCGACTTCGCTCACCTCGGCTTCACCTTCACGGTGTTCCACTTCGGCCTGCCGGGGGCGGCGGAGCTCGCCGCGGTGGAGGCCAACGCGGCGCTGATCGAGACCTTCGAGGTGGTGATCCCCTGGGCCGAGCGGGACGCCTTCGCCACCGCCGCGCCGGGATGGCGGCTCCCCGTGCCGGTATCGCTGACGCGGGTCGCGAGTTCGGCCGACCGCAAGGCCGCCGGCAGCACCTTCCATCACTACGTCAGCTACGGCTTCGCGCCCGAGGCATGGGACGAGGTGGCGTCCTTCGCGCGAGGGCTCGGCGGCGCCGTCGCCTCGCTCGCCTTCACGCTGGGCTGGGAGGTCGCGCTGGCCGAAACGGTCCCCGATCTTGCCGCCAAGGCCGAGGCGCTTGGCTTGTCGCTGGTGGCGAACGTGCGCCTGCAGTCGGAAAACCCTGCCGAAGCGGCGGACGACCAAGCGGCGATCGCCGCACGCGTCGCGGAAGCGATGGTGGTCGCACACGCGGTCCCGTCGGCGCAGCTCTTCCTCGACACGTTCATCGACCACGACCGTGGCTACTTCCCACGCGGCGGGCTCTACGATCGCCGGCTCAACCCCAACCCGGCCGCCAAGGTCTATCGTCACCTCGACGCGACGCTTGCCGGGCATGCCGTCGCACTCGCCGCGCCTGCGATCGCCAAGGGGCTCGCCTTCACCCTGGATGGCCGTCCGGCCAGCCTTGCCACCGCGCCCTGCACGGCGGCGGCAACCGGCCGCGTGATCGATCTCGTCACGGGCTTGACCCCGGAGAGGGCAACGTCGGCAGGGCCGCTGCTCGTTCTTCCATAG
- the acnA gene encoding aconitate hydratase AcnA: MSETTVQFGPSSVRAIDLRVLLGARLQRLPHVVRLLAENHVRSTRDADPLLAALDAWLAGHKDDFELVFRPNRLLMHDTTCTPALADIAGLRDTVAEAGGDPATLAPQLPVEVSVDHSVAVDRHAVPGAAATNMDNEIARNTERYAFMKWASQSLSGVHVNPPGTGIMHTLNLEQLATVVVLTPDGTAHPDMLLGTDSHTPMVNGIGVLAWGVGGLEAESVMFGQPASLAMPSVVGVRLTGALRPGALATDLALEVTHRLRVLGVTGDFVEFFGPGVATLSADERAVVANMAPEYGASTGFFPVDGETVAYLVRTGRPPALTDAVEPVLRAMGLWFEPDAHPRFDREITIDLSALGPLLAGPRRPQDRIVPAEAAASVEAAIGRPLAPAAAGEVPDGAVGIAAITSCTNTSDPRLLIAAGLLARNARARGLSAAPWVKTSLAPGSPSARSLLDRADLADDLAALGFEIVGFGCTTCIGNSGPLPDIIEEALANGRAVAAVLSGNRNFPGRVHPKLDLGFLASPPLVIAYAIRGTIHGDILDDPLGQDPSGAPVRLRDLWPTPGEIDAAMAAGFRAADVPADFAAAAASAPWQAIPAPRSPRFPWDPASRNLRRPKFAGPSETRLGRYDAQALMVLGDDMTTDHISPAGWIDPKSRAGRWLIERGGDPRDLNVYAAYRGNWEVMLRGLFTNRLAKNYLADDLPPSFTVLEDGSQLPHFEAAERLAVAGRAVVLLAGERYGMGSSRDWAAKGVALLGVRAVIARSFERIHRTNLIGMGVLPIVIADGFVPNAAGIGPGDRFHIAAPADVLSPRIEITVERRCPDGTHAQIRCRAAVETLQEAELLRRGGVLPSIVADTLARQEDAR, translated from the coding sequence ATGTCGGAGACCACTGTCCAGTTCGGTCCCTCGTCCGTCCGGGCGATTGACCTGCGCGTCCTCCTCGGCGCGCGGCTGCAGCGCCTGCCGCATGTCGTGCGTCTCCTTGCCGAGAACCATGTCCGCAGCACCCGTGACGCCGACCCGCTGCTGGCCGCGCTGGATGCCTGGCTCGCGGGGCACAAGGACGACTTCGAGCTCGTCTTCCGCCCCAACCGCCTCTTGATGCACGATACCACCTGCACCCCGGCCCTTGCCGACATCGCCGGCCTCAGGGACACGGTCGCCGAGGCCGGCGGCGACCCGGCAACGCTGGCCCCGCAGCTGCCGGTGGAGGTGTCGGTGGACCACTCCGTCGCCGTCGACCGCCACGCCGTGCCGGGCGCGGCCGCGACCAATATGGACAACGAAATCGCCCGCAACACCGAGCGGTATGCGTTCATGAAGTGGGCCTCCCAAAGTCTCTCCGGCGTCCACGTGAACCCGCCCGGCACCGGGATCATGCACACCCTCAACCTCGAGCAGCTGGCGACCGTCGTCGTGCTCACCCCCGACGGCACGGCCCATCCCGACATGTTGCTCGGAACCGACAGCCATACGCCGATGGTGAACGGCATCGGCGTCCTCGCCTGGGGAGTCGGCGGGCTGGAGGCGGAGAGCGTGATGTTCGGCCAACCCGCCTCACTCGCGATGCCGTCAGTCGTCGGCGTCCGCCTGACGGGCGCGCTCCGGCCGGGCGCGCTCGCCACCGACCTCGCGCTCGAGGTCACGCACCGCCTTCGCGTTCTCGGTGTGACCGGCGACTTCGTCGAATTCTTCGGCCCTGGCGTCGCGACATTGTCGGCCGACGAACGGGCGGTCGTCGCCAACATGGCGCCGGAATACGGCGCCTCCACCGGCTTCTTCCCGGTCGACGGCGAAACCGTCGCCTACCTCGTCCGCACCGGCCGGCCGCCGGCCTTGACCGATGCGGTCGAACCGGTCCTTCGCGCGATGGGGCTATGGTTCGAGCCGGACGCCCACCCGCGCTTCGACCGCGAGATCACGATCGACCTGTCCGCCCTCGGCCCGCTCCTCGCCGGCCCGCGGCGGCCGCAGGACCGCATCGTGCCCGCCGAGGCGGCCGCATCGGTCGAGGCCGCCATCGGCCGCCCCCTCGCGCCTGCCGCGGCGGGAGAGGTGCCCGACGGCGCGGTCGGCATTGCCGCGATCACGAGTTGCACCAACACCTCGGACCCGCGCCTGCTGATCGCCGCCGGCCTTCTGGCCCGAAACGCGCGGGCGCGGGGCCTTTCCGCGGCGCCCTGGGTGAAGACATCCCTCGCGCCGGGCTCGCCCTCGGCCCGCAGCCTGCTCGACCGGGCCGACCTCGCTGACGACCTCGCCGCGCTCGGCTTCGAGATCGTCGGCTTCGGCTGCACCACCTGCATCGGCAACTCCGGTCCGCTGCCGGACATCATCGAGGAGGCGCTCGCGAACGGGCGCGCCGTCGCCGCGGTCCTCTCCGGCAACCGCAATTTTCCCGGCCGCGTCCACCCGAAGCTCGACCTCGGCTTCCTCGCATCGCCGCCGCTCGTGATCGCCTACGCCATCCGGGGCACGATCCACGGCGACATCCTCGACGACCCGCTCGGGCAAGACCCATCGGGCGCCCCCGTGCGTCTGCGCGACCTCTGGCCGACGCCGGGCGAGATCGACGCCGCGATGGCGGCCGGCTTTCGCGCCGCCGACGTGCCGGCCGATTTCGCCGCCGCGGCCGCAAGCGCCCCGTGGCAGGCGATCCCCGCCCCGCGATCGCCGCGCTTTCCGTGGGACCCCGCCTCGCGCAACCTGCGCCGGCCGAAATTCGCCGGCCCCAGCGAGACGCGCCTCGGCCGCTACGACGCGCAGGCGCTGATGGTGCTCGGCGACGACATGACGACCGACCACATTTCACCGGCAGGCTGGATCGATCCGAAGAGCCGGGCCGGTCGCTGGCTCATCGAGCGCGGCGGCGATCCGCGCGATCTCAACGTCTATGCCGCCTACCGCGGCAACTGGGAGGTCATGCTGCGTGGCCTATTCACCAATCGTCTGGCGAAGAACTACCTGGCGGACGACCTGCCGCCGTCGTTCACCGTGCTCGAAGACGGCAGTCAGCTCCCGCACTTCGAGGCCGCCGAACGGCTCGCGGTGGCCGGTCGCGCCGTCGTCCTGCTCGCCGGTGAGCGCTACGGCATGGGGTCAAGCCGCGACTGGGCCGCCAAGGGCGTGGCCCTCCTCGGCGTGCGCGCGGTGATCGCGCGGAGCTTCGAGCGCATCCATCGGACCAATCTCATCGGCATGGGCGTGCTGCCCATAGTCATCGCGGACGGCTTCGTGCCGAATGCCGCCGGCATCGGCCCCGGCGATCGCTTCCATATCGCGGCCCCGGCCGATGTGCTCTCACCGCGAATCGAGATCACCGTCGAGCGACGCTGCCCTGACGGCACGCACGCACAGATCCGCTGCCGCGCCGCCGTCGAGACCCTTCAGGAGGCCGAGCTCCTGCGCCGCGGCGGTGTGCTCCCTTCCATCGTCGCCGATACCCTTGCGCGGCAAGAGGATGCACGCTGA
- a CDS encoding tripartite tricarboxylate transporter permease, whose translation METLSSLADGFAVALSAQNLLLAFLGCFLGTMMGALPGLGPANGVAVLIPIAFSLGLGPTPALILLTSVYYGCMYGGRISSILLNIPGDEPAMMTCLDGYPMARQGRAGEALALSGIASFVGSFFATCGLVLLAPQLVKIALLFGPAEYFVLFTLAFATLGGISSSNQAKSAFAAALGLGVAMIGSDSQTGSERFTFGEIHLYDGIDFLIAIVGLFALSEVFVFLEHHRGGAAGHSGAKIGRLLPSWNVLKRCIPTMGRSTVIGFLAGVLPGAGASLGSFLSYSLEKATVDRAGDSFGKGDPRGVVAPEVGNNAAAGGALVPMLSLGVPGSGTTAVLLAVLLQLNITPGPLLFQRNPDVVWGLIAALFIGNLMLLTLNIPLVGLFTRVLLVPTRILMPVVAMISFVGIYGITGSTFDVMLMVGFGILGWVLRKLEVPLVPVILGILLGNEMEVNLRRALQISDGDWSILVGSPLAIILWIIAITGFVLPIVLGRRMRARIEANRPADEVATGD comes from the coding sequence ATGGAAACCTTGTCGTCGCTCGCCGACGGGTTCGCCGTCGCCCTCTCCGCCCAGAACCTCCTGCTCGCTTTCCTCGGCTGCTTCCTCGGCACGATGATGGGCGCATTGCCGGGGCTCGGTCCCGCCAATGGTGTGGCCGTCCTCATTCCGATCGCCTTCTCGCTGGGGCTCGGTCCAACGCCCGCGCTCATCTTGCTGACGAGCGTCTACTACGGCTGCATGTATGGCGGGCGGATCTCCTCGATCCTCCTCAACATCCCCGGCGACGAGCCGGCGATGATGACCTGCCTCGACGGCTACCCGATGGCACGGCAGGGGCGGGCCGGCGAGGCGCTCGCGCTGTCGGGGATTGCCTCGTTCGTCGGCTCCTTCTTTGCCACCTGCGGGCTCGTCCTCCTGGCACCGCAGCTCGTCAAGATCGCGCTCCTGTTCGGACCGGCGGAATACTTCGTCCTCTTCACACTCGCCTTCGCGACGCTCGGCGGGATCTCCTCGTCCAACCAGGCGAAGTCCGCCTTTGCCGCGGCACTGGGGCTTGGCGTCGCGATGATCGGCTCCGACTCGCAGACCGGATCGGAACGCTTCACCTTCGGCGAGATCCACCTCTACGACGGGATCGACTTCCTGATCGCGATCGTCGGGCTGTTCGCGCTGTCGGAGGTGTTCGTCTTCCTCGAGCATCACCGCGGCGGCGCCGCCGGCCACTCGGGCGCGAAGATCGGCCGCCTGCTGCCGAGCTGGAACGTCCTGAAGCGGTGCATCCCAACCATGGGGCGCTCGACCGTCATCGGCTTCCTCGCCGGGGTGCTGCCGGGGGCGGGCGCCTCGCTCGGGTCGTTCCTGTCCTACTCGCTTGAGAAGGCGACGGTCGACCGGGCCGGCGATAGCTTCGGCAAAGGCGATCCGCGCGGCGTTGTCGCGCCCGAGGTCGGCAACAATGCCGCCGCCGGCGGCGCGCTGGTGCCGATGCTGTCGCTCGGCGTGCCGGGGTCGGGCACCACCGCAGTGCTCCTCGCCGTGCTGCTGCAGCTCAACATCACGCCCGGGCCGCTGTTGTTCCAGCGCAATCCGGACGTCGTGTGGGGGCTCATCGCGGCGCTGTTCATCGGCAACCTCATGCTGTTGACGCTGAATATTCCCCTCGTCGGCCTCTTCACGCGCGTTCTTCTCGTGCCGACGCGGATCCTGATGCCGGTCGTCGCGATGATCTCCTTCGTCGGCATCTACGGCATCACCGGATCGACCTTCGACGTGATGCTGATGGTCGGCTTCGGCATCCTCGGCTGGGTATTGAGGAAGCTCGAAGTGCCGCTCGTGCCGGTGATCCTCGGCATCCTGCTCGGCAACGAGATGGAGGTGAACCTTCGCCGCGCGCTCCAGATCTCGGACGGCGACTGGTCGATCCTCGTCGGCAGCCCCCTTGCGATCATCCTGTGGATCATCGCGATCACCGGCTTCGTGCTGCCGATCGTCCTCGGCCGGCGCATGAGGGCGCGCATCGAGGCCAACCGACCAGCCGATGAGGTCGCCACGGGCGACTGA
- a CDS encoding tripartite tricarboxylate transporter TctB family protein: protein MSDRIFGCIGLLLAAFYLWAAWIIPDSFMVDVVGPRTFPYIVGAVLAITSAVFILRPDPEPKWPGLRDLVELAFAAAVMFLYAWTLPKVGFLIGTVFATAYLTWRLGSRPLGALTTGVLTSGGIYVVFHLILGLSLARGPFGY, encoded by the coding sequence ATGAGTGACCGGATCTTCGGCTGCATCGGCCTGCTGCTCGCCGCGTTCTATCTCTGGGCGGCGTGGATCATTCCCGACAGCTTCATGGTCGACGTCGTCGGCCCGCGCACCTTCCCGTACATCGTCGGGGCGGTGCTCGCGATCACGTCGGCCGTATTCATCCTGCGGCCCGACCCGGAACCGAAATGGCCCGGCCTGCGCGACCTCGTCGAGCTCGCCTTCGCGGCCGCCGTGATGTTCCTCTACGCATGGACGCTGCCGAAGGTCGGCTTCCTGATCGGCACGGTGTTCGCGACCGCCTACCTGACGTGGCGGCTCGGCTCGCGCCCCCTTGGCGCGCTCACGACCGGCGTTCTGACCTCGGGTGGCATCTACGTCGTCTTTCATCTCATTCTAGGCCTGTCGCTGGCGCGCGGCCCATTCGGCTATTGA
- a CDS encoding Bug family tripartite tricarboxylate transporter substrate binding protein has protein sequence MLAKFLRATLVGGVAALAVGPAVAQDFKPDHPECIAPASPGGGWDFICRTTAKTLFDLGLIDQVMQVTNMTGGGGGVAFAHVTKERNDDDNLIVAASVSTSARLAQGIFKGSSPDDVHWLATFGTEYGAIAVDKDSEYQTLKELVEAIKADPRSIAIAGGSSVGSYDHIKPMLLGKAAGMDDVRQMKYVAFSGGGEAITSLLSGSVQVFSGDFSEVRGFYESGDVRVLAVLGPKRLKAFPDIPTAVEQGYDVDGLNWRGLYMPAGASDAAKAFWSDAIQKMTESPEFQQALDDASIEQFNNFGDDMQAFVKKNIADVETMSKELGILQ, from the coding sequence ATGCTCGCAAAATTCCTTCGTGCGACGCTCGTGGGCGGCGTCGCGGCGCTGGCCGTCGGTCCGGCGGTGGCGCAGGACTTCAAACCGGACCATCCCGAATGCATCGCTCCGGCGAGCCCGGGCGGCGGCTGGGACTTCATCTGCCGCACCACCGCCAAGACCCTCTTCGACCTCGGCCTCATCGACCAGGTGATGCAGGTCACCAACATGACCGGGGGCGGCGGCGGCGTCGCCTTCGCCCACGTTACCAAGGAACGCAACGACGACGACAACCTCATCGTCGCGGCCTCGGTCTCGACCAGCGCGCGCCTCGCCCAGGGGATCTTCAAGGGCTCGTCGCCCGACGACGTCCACTGGCTCGCCACCTTCGGCACGGAGTACGGCGCCATCGCCGTCGACAAGGATTCGGAATACCAGACGCTCAAAGAGCTCGTCGAAGCGATCAAGGCCGATCCCCGCTCCATCGCGATCGCCGGCGGCTCCTCGGTCGGCAGCTACGACCACATCAAGCCGATGCTGCTCGGCAAGGCCGCTGGCATGGATGACGTACGGCAGATGAAATACGTCGCCTTCTCCGGTGGCGGCGAGGCGATCACCTCGCTCCTCTCCGGCTCGGTCCAGGTCTTCTCCGGCGACTTCTCCGAGGTGCGCGGCTTCTACGAGTCCGGTGACGTGCGCGTCCTGGCGGTGCTCGGGCCGAAGCGCCTCAAGGCATTTCCGGACATTCCGACCGCCGTCGAGCAGGGCTACGACGTCGATGGCCTGAACTGGCGCGGCCTCTACATGCCCGCCGGCGCGTCCGACGCGGCAAAGGCATTCTGGAGCGACGCCATCCAGAAGATGACCGAGTCGCCAGAGTTCCAGCAGGCGTTGGACGATGCCTCCATCGAGCAGTTCAACAACTTCGGCGACGACATGCAGGCGTTCGTCAAGAAGAACATCGCCGACGTCGAGACCATGTCGAAAGAGCTCGGCATCCTGCAGTGA
- a CDS encoding GntR family transcriptional regulator, whose protein sequence is MADALARRSSVSGDLASAMAREIAAGRFEIGQHIVAQSVADRYGVSRSPVRHALEELAMQGLIERRENRGYFVAVRPAEAAAFPVDPSSKEAAYHAIAADRRDDTLPTDVSEQLLRERYGLSKAKVKDVMLRAVREGWAERKPGYGWRFLDVAQTPKSFRQIYEFRMAIEPAAMLVPEYSPSAAVLDSLAAEQSRMLDRDVTRQNVEDLLNAGTRFHEELIKFSGNPYFHSTLVQINRMRRLFEYETAFMSERFQIQCRDHLHLIELLRCGEIIEASYAMRRHLAGALTWKQSQIANDRRR, encoded by the coding sequence ATGGCGGACGCCCTCGCTCGGCGCAGCAGCGTATCGGGAGACCTTGCGAGCGCGATGGCGCGCGAGATTGCGGCAGGACGATTCGAGATCGGCCAGCACATTGTCGCGCAGTCGGTCGCCGACCGATACGGCGTCTCGCGCTCGCCGGTGCGACACGCCCTCGAGGAACTCGCCATGCAAGGCTTGATCGAACGCCGCGAGAACCGGGGATACTTCGTGGCGGTGCGCCCCGCCGAGGCGGCGGCGTTTCCGGTCGATCCCTCGTCGAAGGAGGCCGCCTATCACGCGATTGCCGCGGACCGCCGCGACGACACCCTGCCCACGGACGTTTCAGAGCAACTACTTCGGGAGCGCTATGGCCTGTCTAAGGCCAAGGTGAAGGATGTCATGCTGCGGGCCGTACGCGAAGGCTGGGCCGAGCGAAAGCCGGGCTACGGGTGGCGCTTCCTGGATGTCGCGCAAACCCCGAAATCCTTTCGGCAGATCTATGAGTTTCGTATGGCGATCGAACCGGCGGCGATGCTGGTCCCCGAATATAGCCCAAGCGCCGCCGTGCTCGATTCTCTGGCAGCCGAGCAGAGCCGGATGCTCGACCGCGATGTCACGCGGCAGAACGTGGAGGACCTGCTGAACGCAGGAACGCGCTTCCACGAGGAGCTCATCAAGTTCTCCGGCAATCCCTACTTCCACTCGACCCTGGTGCAGATCAACCGGATGCGCCGACTGTTCGAGTATGAGACCGCGTTCATGTCCGAGCGGTTCCAGATCCAGTGCCGGGACCATCTTCACCTCATCGAGCTGCTGCGGTGCGGTGAGATCATCGAGGCGTCATACGCCATGCGCCGCCACCTCGCCGGCGCGCTGACCTGGAAGCAGTCGCAAATCGCCAATGACAGGCGCCGTTAG